The DNA segment TGGCGAATGGGGAGATGCGGTAAATTTGCAGGAAGTAAATTCTGCCGGAAATGAGCGCTGCCCTTTTGTAGCCAATAAAAATACATTTTACTTTTCTTCAGATGGAAGGATAGGAATGGGTGGCCTGGATATTTTTAGGCTTTCAAAAAATGCCACAGGAGAAAATAAGATCGAAAATTTAGGATTCCCGGTTAATTCCCCCCAAGATGATTTTGCATTTAATACCGATGTAAATACCGGGATATCCTATTTTTCTTCAAATCGTTTTGGTGGCAAGGGTAGTGATGATATCTACAGTATGGAACGCCAGGTAACCAACAGTCCCGTCCTTATCGCAAAAGAACCAACAGATCCCGGAACCCTTAATAAGAAGGAGTTCCTTCAAACAAAGGAAAACAACAAGCCCATCAGACTGGAAAACATCTATTACGACTTCAATAAATGGGACATAAGGGCCGATGCTGCTGCGGAACTGGAAAAACTGGTGCAGATCATGAAAGACAATTCCAGGATCTGGATTGAACTGGGCTCACATACCGACAGCAGGGGAAACGATGCCTATAATTTTACCTTATCGCAAAAAAGGGCCGAATCTGCTGTTACTTACATGATTTCAAGGGGAATAGAGAAAAATAGGATAGAAGCCAGAGGATATGGGGAAACGCTATTGTTAAACCGTTGTGCAAATGGTATAAAATGCACTGAAGAGGAGCACCAGTTAAACAGAAGAACGGAATTTAAAATAACAGCCTGGTAATTAACAGGGTTTGTAAGTGCTTTGGTTTAACTAAAATAATTACAGATCAAATAAATATCTCTTCAACTATTTGACAATTAAATATTTCTCTCTATCTTTGCAGTCCCTAAAAATTAGGGGGAATAAACAATTGTTAAACAAATTAAATACAAGCAAGTGAATACGTTAAGTTACAAAACTGTCTCTGCCAATGCAAAAACTGTTAACAAACAGTGGGTTGTTGTGGATGCTGAAGGCGAGATTTTGGGGCGCTTGTCATCGAAGATCGCTATGATCATCCGTGGTAAAAACAAGCCTGAGTACACCCCACACGTAGACTGCGGTGATAACGTTATTGTTATTAATGCAGACAAGATCAAGTTGACCGGGAATAAATTTTCTGAGAAAGTTTACATTTCTTATACTGGTTATCCAGGTGGTCAGCGTTTCATTTCTCCAAAAGAGTTAATGGCGAAACATCCTAAGCGTGTTATCGAGAAAGCTGTTCGTGGTATGTTACCTAAAACTAAGCTTGGTGCAAAATTGTTCACCAACCTTTTTGTTTATGCAGGTGCAGAACATCCTCATGCGGCGCAATCACCAAAAACCATTAAACTTTAATTAAAGAAGAAATGTCAGTTACAAACACTTCAGGAAGAAGAAAAACAGCTGTTGCACGTATCTATTTAAAAGAAGGCAACGGCACCATTACCGTAAATGGTAAAGACTACAAAGTATATTTCCCAACATTGCCTTTGCAATACATTGTTAACCAATCGTTCGAAGTTTCTGAACTTGTTGGTCAGTATGATGTAAATGTAAACGTAGCAGGTGGTGGCGTAAAAGGTCAGGCAGAAGCAGTTCGTTTGGCTATCGCTAAAGCTATTGTTGAATTAGATGCTGAGAAAAAACCAGCATTACGCGCT comes from the Pedobacter heparinus DSM 2366 genome and includes:
- the rplM gene encoding 50S ribosomal protein L13, with the protein product MNTLSYKTVSANAKTVNKQWVVVDAEGEILGRLSSKIAMIIRGKNKPEYTPHVDCGDNVIVINADKIKLTGNKFSEKVYISYTGYPGGQRFISPKELMAKHPKRVIEKAVRGMLPKTKLGAKLFTNLFVYAGAEHPHAAQSPKTIKL
- the rpsI gene encoding 30S ribosomal protein S9 yields the protein MSVTNTSGRRKTAVARIYLKEGNGTITVNGKDYKVYFPTLPLQYIVNQSFEVSELVGQYDVNVNVAGGGVKGQAEAVRLAIAKAIVELDAEKKPALRAKGLMTRDMRMVERKKPGRKKARKKFQFSKR